The Pyrenophora tritici-repentis strain M4 chromosome 2, whole genome shotgun sequence genome window below encodes:
- a CDS encoding Med15 multi-domain protein, with the protein MADNQSEISSADSAEAQNQLQNEQSEHLSDSPWAKFTAEQLMENCPYTVALKVINTALWGVPAPADANETHATTWVAKAIHDYNVSMAWDDDLFIDYKWDFEGWTKELFSKVERGTLRSLKSVLRHRGVYTGNNHARVADSLYNILGIENTLEWEPAEFRAVKFDQQSEAYQRQQSNKRQQDTQHTVYPAVQQPPQVQQPPQLQQPPQLQQPPQVPQPSQLQRPSQGEQQEQYRVRQGVQSRSQTIEPQQPLHMSGTLEGPQHRQLWEQAAQPQQGRAQLQTRPPATAYREVTPFPQQPTNRVPNRPPELPYDPYKTLPPRWSRNDRLDANTITQFSKLWDNSNKYTGNAYDLLDDKIKIFFSICWQVDIQEEQFHAVFPRILTGRAETFYIQVVERDDSFADAYMAIKNHFDHDVHHQHYYTDWTTTTFARTRTENPDKGLHEVLQILLDKLQLCQRALGKNFEGEDALRTTVINACRGVPELEMALFKPATICEGLFSDLRSAVETHLARQHTAQMVTEDQYYLDRRYNGNRRIRGGSRGGGGFRGGSRGAYRGGEQRDDNGRGFKPRWRKKCFVCQKEGCWSTNHTDEERKAARTQFFSTLYFTDQAFLHHISGDDVYRQDAPSAPASQFLLEDRYTRSVYQGILPDTGAANVSTVGKEQYLALTREDPTVRMDTSTAGKASIKFGKGEATSSIGTAQVSTDIGTINFEVLDAPTPFLLCLADMDRLKVYFNNTTDELVQGDVHIPLRRLHRRFGHPAVTRLVKLLKDAGHNDFEERTLEEVTKFCHHCQLHSSAPRRFKFTLKDDHHFNYEILVDVMYLSNKPVLHVVDSSTAFQGARFLSAISAKETWQALRILWIDTYQGPPDIITHDAGTNFASTEFRAEAKIMGVTCKQVPTEAHWSIGKTERYHAPLRRAWDILYAELTDTMSDDAILQMAVKAVNDTAGPDGLVPTLLVFGAYPRMTAESPPSPSMVKRSEAIQKATKALRKITAEHQVADALNTRNGPATADMLALPLQSEVLVWRESDGWNGPYKIASTDGHNVTVDMVNGPTTFRSTVVKPYYRPDHLWSDPDAPHAPNEPHEPVAVPPAVQPRRRGRPPGSKNKRKAHAYITKKEQDDLELAIKLRNDGVITTSGAPFEASDDQEISDLVGRGVFKFEQYDERLHSKIRIFKSRLVREVKGKTTKPYEKSRLVIQGYQDHGKETILTQSPTIQRCSQRLIMSLAPEMVQRGMNIELRDITQAYPQAQTTLKRTILAHLPTELVHRYPEGTLLHVIKPLYGIAEAGVHWWTTYHGHHCKELDMATSTYDPCLLITNRDDAGIFGIVGMQTDDTLMLGTPAFSSREEKKIQKAEFRSKPKARLTPEVQLDFNGCTLTMDASRVLTLRQKGQGGRIRLVDIRAPDRAQQYTEQRARGAYIASTCQPEASFDLSVAAQAQQPSDEDIKALNKRLKWQMENLDRGLRYVTVNLMEAKLMVFVDGSFANNKDLSSQLGFVLMLVNESIDVNTFTIQGNVIHYSSTKCKRITRSVLASEIYGMVNGFDIGIAVATTLRIVTERLRLPAIPLVICTDSYSLYECLVKLGTTKEKRLMIDIMALRQSYERREITEIRWINGEDNPADAFTKASPNRALERFIDGNKLTVRVEGWVQRPTSFDG; encoded by the exons ATGGCGGATAACCAAAGCGAAATAAGCTCTGCAGACTCTGCTGAAGCTCAGAATCAACTACAGAATGAGCAATCAGAACACCTCTCAGACTCACCATGGGCCAAATTTACCGCGGAACAACTTATGGAAAactgtccatacacagttgcactcaaggtcatcaatacagctctctggggtgtacccgcacCGGCGGACGCAAATGAGACACACGCAACAACGTGGGTCGCTAAagctatccacgactacaatgtgtcaatggcctgggacgatgacctcttcattgactacaaatgggactttgaaggatggacgaAGGAGCTATTTAGCAAGGTTGAGCGTGGTACACTAAGGTCTCTTAAGAGTGTGCTACGACACCGGGgagtatacactggcaacaATCACGCCAGGGTGGCGGACTCTCTCTACAACATTCTAGGTATAGAGAATACTCTTGAATGGGAACCAGCAGAGTTTCGAGCCGTGAAATTCGACCAACAGTCCGAAGCGTACCAGCGCCAGCAGAGCAATAAACGCCAACAGGACACTCAGCACACAGTCTATCcagctgtacaacaaccaccgcaagtacaacaaccgccgcaattacaacaaccgccgcaattacaacagcCACCGCAAGTACCACAGCCGTCGCAATTACAACGACCGTCGCAGGGCGAGCAACAagagcagtatagagtgagacaaggcgtccAGAGCCGTTCCCAAACAATAGAGCCACAACAGCCGCTACACATGAGCGGTACGCTAGAAGGGCCTCAGCATCGACAACTGTGGGAGCAGGCCGCGCAGCCGCAACAAGGGCGTGCGCAACTACAGACACGGCCGCCAGCGACTGCATATCGCGAAGTCACGCCATTTCCGCAACAGCCAACGAACCGCGTCCCTAACAGACCACCCGAACTACCATAcgacccgtacaagacgctaccgccgcgatggtccCGCAACGATCGACTCGACGCTaatacgatcacgcagttctctaagctatgggacaatagcaacaagtatacagggaatgcgtacgatctcctagacgataagatcaagatcttcttcagcatctgctggcaggtagatatccaagaagagcagtttcacgcagtgtttccccgtatccttaccggacgtgcagagacattctacatacaggttgtagagagagatgacagctttgctgatgcgtacatggcaatcaaaaaccacttcgaccatgacgtccatcaccagcactactacacagactggacgactacaaccttcgctcgcacccgcacagagaaccccgacaagggactacacgaggttctgcagatcctgcttgacaagctgcagctatgccagcgtgcccttggcaagaactttgagggcgaggatgccctacgtaccactgtcatcaatgcctgccgaggagtaccagagcttgagatggcactgttcaaaccagccacaatctgtgaaggactcttctcagaCCTACGTTCTGCAGTTGAGACACACCTTGCACGGCAACACACTGCCCAGATGGTCACAGAGGACCAATATTACTTAGAtcgccgatacaacggcaatAGAAGAATCCGAGGTggatctcgaggtggaggaggattcagaggcggatccagaggagcatatcgaggaggcgagcagcgcgacgacaacggacgaggattcaagccacgctggaggaagaaatgctttgtttgccagaaggaaggatgctggtctaccaaccacacagacgaagagcgcaaggctgcccgtacacagttcttctctacgctatactttacag atcaggcgttcttgcaccacatctctggcgacgacgtataccgccaagacgcgccatcagcgccagcgtcACAGTTCCTGCTTGAAGACCGCTACACAAGATCTGTGTACCAAGGGATCCTAccggatacaggcgctgccaaCGTATCCACAGTTGGCAAGGAGCAGTACCTTGCACTCACAAGGGAAGATCCTACAGTTAGGATGGATACGTCTACAGCAGGAAAGGCATCTATCAAATTCGGCAAGGGCGAGGCTACATCATCTATTGGCACTGCACAGGTCTCTACAGACATTGGGACGATCAACTTTGAGGTGCTTGACGcacctacaccattcttattgtgccttgcagacatggacagGTTAAAGGTCTACTTTAACAACACCACAGATGAGCTAGTCCAGGGTGACGTACACATCCCT TtgcgacggctccatcgacgatttggacacccagctgtcaCGCGACTTGTTAAGCTCTTAAAGGatgctggccataacgacttcgaagaaagaaccctagaagaagtcactaagttctgccaccactgccagctccacagctccgcaccgcgccgattcaaattcactctcaaggatgatcaccacttcaactatgagatcctggtggatgtgatgtacctgagcaacaaacctgtactgcatgtggtcgattcctcaacagcgtttcaaggcgcgaggttccttagcgctatctcagctaaagaaacatggcaagcactgcggatactatggatcgacacgtATCAAGGACCACCAGACATTATCACGCATGACGCAGGCACTAACTTTGCAAGCACAGAGttccgcgcagaagcaaagatcatgggagtcacatgcaagcaagtacctacggaggcgcactggtctatcggcaaaactgagaggtaccatgcacctctacgccgcgcatgggacatactctatgcagaactcactgacactatgtccgacgacgcgattctccagatggctgtgaaggctgtcaacgatactgctggcCCCGATGGACTAGTCCCGACGCTACTGGTCTTTGGAgcgtacccacgaatgactgcaGAGTCACCGCCATCCCCGTCAATGGTCAagcgcagcgaggctattcaaaaggcgacgaaagccctaCGCAAGATCACGGCAGAGCaccaagttgcagacgccttgaacacccgcaatggaccagccactgcagacatgctcgcgctcccactccagagcgaagtcttagtatggagagagagtgatggctggaatggcccgtacaagatcgccagtacagATGGCCACAACGTCACTGTTGACATGGTCAATGGTCCAACGACATTCAGATCCACTGTCgtcaagccatactacagaccgGACCACCTTTGGAGCGACCccgatgcgccacacgcgccgaatgagccgcatgagccggtagcagtaccaccggcagtgcaaccacgcaggagaggccgccctccagggtcaaagaacaagcggaaggcgcacgcgtacatcaccaagaaggagcaggacgatcttgagctagctatcaagctacgaAACGATGGAGTGATCACAACCTCAGGCGCCCCCTTTGAagcgtctgatgaccaagagatcagcgacctcgtaggtcgtggagtctttaaatttgagcaatacgacgagaggctacacagcaagatccggatcttcaagtcacgcctagtacgtgaggtcaagggaaagacaaccaagccctatgagaaatcccgcctagttatccaaggctaccaggaCCACGGCAAGGAGACTATTCTGACGCAATCTCCAACCATACAGcgatgtagccagcgcctgattatgtcgctggcgcccgaGATGGTACAACGCGGAATGAACATCGAGCTCCGTGACATTACGCAGGCGTATCCCCAGGCGCAGACAAccctgaagaggacgatactcgcacatcttcctactgagctagtccatcgatatccagaaggcacgctactccatgtgatcaagccgctgtatggaatcgctgaggcaggagtccactggtggacaacgtatcacggacaccattgcaaggaactggacatggcaacatcgacgtacgacccatgcctaTTGATCACGAACAGAGACGACGCAggcatcttcggcatcgttggcatgcagacagacgacactCTCATGCTCGGGACACCAGCGTTCTCGTCAcgtgaagagaagaagatccagaaggcagagTTCAGGTCAAAGCCAAAAGCAAGGCTGACACCAGAAGTGCAGTTAGACTTCaatggatgtacactcacgatggacgccagcagagtcttgacccttaggcagaaaggacaaggaggaaggatcaggcTTGTGGATATcagggcacccgaccgcgcgcaacagtacaccgagcagcgcgcccgcggagcgtacatcgcatcaacatgccaaccagaggcgtCATTTGACCTGTCCGTCGCTGCTCAAGctcagcaaccatcagacgaggacatcaaggcactcaacaaacgcctgaaatggcagatggagaatctcGATCGTGGCCTGCGCTACGTCACTGTCAATCTTATGGAGGCCAAGTTGATGGTCTTTGTGGatggctcctttgccaacaacaaggacctcagctcacagctaggctttgtccttatgctcgtcaacgagtctattgacgtcaacaccttcacaatacagggcaacgtgatccactacagctctacaaaatgcaagcgcatcacacggagcgtactggcctcagagatctacggcatggtcaacggctttgacataggcattgcagttgcaaccacgctgaggatagttacagaacgacttagactacctgcaattcccttggttatctgtacagactcgtactccttgtacgagtgcctagtaaagcttgggacgacgaaggaaaagcgtctcatgatcgacatcatggcgctgcgccaatcatatgagcgtcgcgagatcacggagatccgctggatcaatggtgaagacaatcctgcagacgccttcaccaaggcatcgccaaaccgcgctcttgaacgctttattgacggcaataagctgacagtccgagtagagggatgggtgcagaggccgacaagctttgatggttga
- a CDS encoding Dimer-Tnp-hAT domain containing protein yields the protein MSDAPTWMRSDGLSASDWQVITEYIGVLRPLKEATLRLEGRGKAGRFGAIYEVIPVFEYLLNEYEARVKSYEHVDYEAANAPEDHLAINLRAAWAKLNEYYSKLDDSVVYYAAVTLHPYYKRYCERSWRDKSDWLRSSKQNFQQLWATYKPVATSPKHRKARLPNAIDDAIAALADDDSSDNELMDEYELWSRLEPKWTSQQFATNGHPIRYWLSLRSKYPHLHRFAIDVLTIPASSCECERMFSELGDLLEPRRRKIGAQLLAALQCIRAWIKVGVKVPPRTAEKRLTDDEIDHIYSLCEWDKPLE from the coding sequence ATGTCTGACGCTCCAACTTGGATGAGATCTGATGGCCTTTCAGCTAGCGACTGGCAGGTGATCACTGAGTATATTGGAGTGCTCCGGCCGCTGAAGGAGGCCACGCTGCGGCTCGAGGGGCGTGGAAAAGCTGGCCGTTTTGGGGCAATATACGAGGTCATACCAGTGTTTGAGTACCTACTCAACGAGTACGAGGCCCGTGTTAAATCTTATGAGCACGTCGACTACGAGGCAGCTAACGCGCCTGAGGATCACCTTGCTATCAATCTTCGTGCCGCGTGGGCAAAGCTTAACGAGTACTACTCAAAGCTTGACGACTCAGTTGTATACTACGCTGCTGTTACACTACACCCATACTACAAGCGGTACTGTGAGCGCAGCTGGCGCGACAAAAGCGACTGGCTACGCTCATCAAAACAGAATTTTCAGCAGCTTTGGGCAACGTACAAGCCCGTCGCTACCTCCCCGAAACACCGCAAAGCTCGCCTGCCAAACGCTATCGATGACGCAATTGCAGCACTTGCAGATGACGACTCCAGCGATAACGAGCTCATGGATGAGTACGAGCTTTGGAGCCGCCTTGAGCCTAAGTGGACGAGCCAGCAATTTGCTACTAACGGCCATCCTATCCGCTATTGGCTGAGCCTACGCTCCAAGTACCCCCATCTCCACCGCTTTGCTATCGACGTTTTGACTATACCAGCAAGTAGCTGCGAGTGTGAGCGCATGTTTAGTGAGCTTGGTGATCTGTTAGAGCCTCGAAGGCGGAAGATTGGAGCTCAGTTACTTGCTGCACTTCAGTGTATACGGGCATGGATAAAAGTAGGTGTAAAAGTACCGCCTAGGACAGCTGAAAAGCGTCTGACTGATGATGAGATTGACCACATCTACAGCCTCTGTGAGTGGGATAAACCATTAGAATAG